In a single window of the Balaenoptera acutorostrata chromosome 3, mBalAcu1.1, whole genome shotgun sequence genome:
- the AHNAK2 gene encoding protein AHNAK2 isoform X2 — MSRLESTQEATGGTLKTKVEAGASGYIVAGGGDQGIFVKQVLKESSAAKLFSLREGDQLLSTTIFFDDIKYEDALKILQYSEPYKVQFTIKRKLPAREDEEGASGGAQRGSRGSKEQDQDIADGCTETPTKTLPEDGDQERLISKPREGRGRQPQRERLSWPKFQALKSKRGPGPRRSHSSSEAYERGDVPDLPPTSTDTEGQLTEEEQVPEAGPGSQRKRSFPNLRFRVGSGKGLSGRGAHGGTVQAGVLVETGPWDAGRKAARAAAHGGREDRTAGVPEETEPTMEPGLPSEGAPGEGAGPAPRQSGEGAREGTQALEIGIARLSLQDSAGRGSHQNHQPEFHVRIPILKPPKFGLYKEVLEKEGTTTALQGGPWQRRVSGEDAEAKGEDAGEAEAHRTRQPPVHQDALPAQAGGDTEEDAARKGEEDSEGGDPHTEEKEGKTKMLKLKLPSFGWSPAKEAKGDKVTQLQEMEKEKESSTTVVTSETDIKGKDGLETDSKFKMPKFRMPSFGVSAPRKSVEAAVEVSVPKAQAEVTLPSVQADVKTSDLSIKLPSAELEVKAAEVGVKLPEGHIPKAEPKEAAAGIGLKGHLPKVQVPSIKVPKGDIKAPQVDIKGPKVDLKDAKGEVMAPKVKVSLPSVKVDTQAASTKLESDMSLGDKEVAARDSKFKMPKFKMPSFAVSAPSKSDEAAMEVSVPKAQAEVTLPSVQANVKTSDFSIELPSAELEGKATDVGMKLPEGHIAEAESKEVAAGIGLKGHQPRVQMPSIKAPQVDIKGPKLDLKDTKGEVTAPDMGLSLPSVEVGTQSTGTKLAGDVSLGDKEVAARDSKFKMPKFKMPSFGVSAPSKSVKAAVDVSVPKAQAEVTLPSVQAEVTLPSVHADVKTSDLSIELPSAELEVKAAEVGMKLPEGHLPEAEPKEAAAGIGLKGHLPRVQKPSIKVPKVDIKGPKLDLKDDKGEVTAPDVEMSLPSVEVDTQAAGSKLEGDVFLGDKEVAIRDSKFKMPKFKMPSFGVSVPSKSVEATLEESVPKAQAEVTLPSVQADVKTSDLSIELPSAELEVKAAEVGMKLPKGHLPEAEPKEAAAGIGLKGYLPKVQMPSIKVPKVDIKGPKLDLKDDKGEVTAPDVAMSLPSVEVDTQAAGTKLEGDVSLGDKEVAARDSKFKMPKFKVPSFGVSAPSKFVEAAVEVSVPNAQAEVTLPSVQADVKTRDLSIELPSAELEVKVAEVGVKLPEGHLPEAEAEEAAAGIGLKGHLPKVQKPSMKVPMVDIKGPKLDLKDAKGEVTAPDVEMSLPSVEVDTQVAGSKLACDVSLRGKEVAARDSKFKMPKFKMPSFGVSAPRKSIKAPVEVSVPKAQAEVTLPLVQADGKTSDLSIELPSAELEVKAAEVGVKLPEGHIAEAEPKEAAAGIGLKGHLPKMQMPSIKVPKVDIKAPQVDIKGPKLDLKDTKGEVTAPDVEVSLPSVEVDTQAAGTKLEGDVSMGDKEVAARDSQFKMANFKIPSFGVSAPSKTVKATVEVSVPKAQAEVTLPSVQADGKTSDLNIELPSAKLEVKAAEVGVKLPEGHIAEAESKEMAAGIGLKGHMPKVQMPSIKMPKMDIKGPKLDLKDAKGEVIAPDMEMSLPSVKVDTQAAGSKLEGDVSMGDKEVAARDSQFKMPKFKMPSFGVSAPRKSIEAAVEVSVPKAQAEVTLPSVQADVKTSDLSIEQPSAELDVKAAEVGVKLPEGHLPEAEPKETATGIGLKGHLPRVQMPSIKVPKVDIKAPQVDIKGPKLDLKDTKGEVTAPDVVVSLPSVEVDTQATGTKLAGDVSLGDKEVAARDSKFKMPKFKMPSFGVSAPSKSVKATVEVSVPKAQAEVTLPSVQADGETSDLNIELPSAELEVKAAEEGVKLPEGHIAEAESKEVAAGIGLKGHMPKVQKPGITVPKVDIKGPKLDLKEAKGDVTAPDMEVSLPSVEVDTQAAGTKLEGDMSMGDKEVAATDSKFKMPKFKMPSFGVSAPRKSIEAAVEVSVPKAQAEVTLPSVQADVKTSDLSIELPSAELEVKVAEVGVKLPEGHHPEAEPKVVAAGIGLKGHLPKVQMPSIKVPKVDIKGPKLDLKDTKGEVTAPDVEMSLPSVEVDTQAAGTKLEGDVSMGDKEVAARDSQFKMPKFKMPSFGVSVPSKFVEAAVEVSMPKAQAEVTRPSLQADVKTSDLSIEQPSAELDIKAAEVGVKLPEGHLPKAEPKEAATGIGLKGHLPRVQMPSIKVPKVDIKAPQVDIKGPKVDMKDDKGEVTAPGVEVSLPSVEVDTQAAGSKLEGDVSLGDKEVAVSDSKFKMPKFKMPSFGVSVPSKSIEAALAGSVPKAQAEVTLPLVQADVKTSDLSMELPSAELGVKAAEVGVKLPEGHLPEAEPKEAATGIGLKGDVPRVQVPSIKVPKVDIKAPQVDIKGPKVDLKDDKGEVTAPGVEVSLPSVEVDTQAAGSKLEGDVSLGDKEVAARVRNIKVEGGGNIQIKKSHFKIPKFFSSSGKSFKSSAPVDVNFGVSLPPSTSVTFSEFSGGGSLTQDSATREPSVPLPWLGWPGVSGSLDLSGTHAEPASLSPAEGIILTKYQVTLPGAAVPPELPLEAAPCSQNDAHLPSTESSARLPTQERVAVSQTDRPAGPVDPMFLASYGRVSFPKFHPPKFGFSVPEAADAEVEAGAGDCAPSLSTAGPARGLDSTAVPRGAGPSAVAAGETPAKDTERGGKDSPLKTPWIKLPSFMWSPKKGTVHPGDPERSLDAAELGVAVDTGPKGVPPGCPVSSAEVAVDALPDKDGEGRGMKSPGCAVLEHAPPAAPAPEGAPGLPRGDPAAPRSRPPAGGGARATGRAGGAAGAGGTGTVVGPPEGAGADLCLPQAPAPLLDFARPDLRPSKAKVGVSSSAGGPPSLGHSSQGHGLRDGSASQPLGEATAPSVGDPQQPSCSPANVDVPAVETAASPGGWFRMPVLRLPSIRRPAKERGAAGARGAPVPAPAASALREGERPAPVKGQGVPGSEVEEATSLQPPEAGADEAAAELASYADADILKRNLEEKGSEPHLSAAGVPAADLSPSEVKVRPGEGSLPLQMPSGRLSGTQAPLGEMGTAPPAGPAGLDLAAGEGRAEERSSQPEGPIKLKASRTDGPSQVSVVNMGQPWEGSVVTVKLPSLSVPRFAFPDPSCEADIFIPAVTEVRCPASSLAHALHEESPGVWAASILKAGAGTPGEQPMTLDFSPEASPISKVRMCTQHAQGESPEVAVHSRVTAELADLSGPEAISTRVVRQSEIPASEIQTASYGFSLLKVTMPEPRTQVRVRDSRLREGLQEASKQATPGAGPASGDLQPDTGEPFEVISSSVNVPGRPTFTPKVHSGHQGADSCSDDEEAAEILEFPPEDESREAAACLAEEGRAPEEKPEGKRSSGLFRFWLPSTGFSSSAEETRAHSKDEAHSSAPVQTQPGAWPEAEPPKKPEKAGWFRFPKLGFSSSHTEKSKSSEDEAALAEQKLQEQAVTFFDAPESFSPEDKGAGEPAETAGARPGTRAVTTSTARTELGLLEQDPEGGMSLHPGPPPSEDRRTDERRPCEAATVRARVSTLIHSTESGAEMPERGGAAPSHSPPRAGPQTCRRPGTSAAEAASGLPTRPCAPEGPH; from the exons ATGAGCCGTCTGGAG TCCACGCAGGAGGCGACGGGTGGGACACTGAAGACCAAGGTGGAGGCCGGAGCCAGTGGCTACATTGTCGCGGGCGGCGGGGACCAGGGGATCTTTGTCAAGCAAGTGCTGAAGGAGTCCTCAGCTGCCAAGCTCTTCAGCCTGAGAGAAG GGGATCAGTTGCTCAGCACAACCATCTTCTTTGACGACATTAAATATGAAGATGCTCTGAAAATCCTTCAGTACTCAGAGCCTTACAAGGTTCAGTTCACAATCAAACGGAAGCTTCCTGCCAGGGAGGACGAGGAGGGAGCTTCCGGCGGCGCTCAGCGTGGCTCAAGGGGCAGCAAGGAGCAG GACCAGGATATCGCCGACGGGTGCACGGAGACCCCCACGAAGACGCTGCCGGAGGACGGAGACCAGGAGAGGCTCATCTCCAAGCccagggagggcagaggcaggcagCCCCAGAGAGAGCGGCTCTCCTGGCCCAAATTCCAAGCTCTGAAGAGCAAGCGTGGGCCAGGGCCCCGGAGGTCACACAGCTCTTCGGAGGCCTACGAGCGAGGGGACGTGCCTGACCTGCCCCCCACGAGCACAGACACGGAGGGCCAGCTCACGGAAGAGGAGCAGGTGCCGGAAGCAGGGCCGGGCAGCCAGCGGAAGAGAAGTTTCCCAAACCTGAGATTCCGGGTGGGCTCAGGGAAGGGGCTGTCGGGCAGGGGAGCCCACGGTGGGACAGTCCAGGCTGGGGTCCTGGTGGAGACGGGGCCCTGGGATGCCGGGCGCAAGGCCGCCAGGGCTGCCGCACATGGCGGGAGAGAGGACAGGACGGCAGGGGTGCCAGAGGAGACCGAGCCCACCATGGAGCCCGGCCTCCCCAGTGAGGGAGCCCCGGGGGAAGGGGCCGGCCCAGCCCCAAGACAGAGCGGGGAGGGGGCCAGGGAAGGCACGCAGGCACTGGAGATCGGCATTGCCAGACTGTCTCTGCAAGACTCAGCAGGCCGAGGCAGCCACCAAAACCACCAGCCAGAATTCCACGTCCGCATACCCATTTTAAAGCCACCCAAGTTTGGACTTTACAAAGAAGTGCTCGAGAAAGAAGGGACCACGACAGCTCTCCAGGGGGGACCATGGCAGAGAAGGGTCTCTGGTGAGGACGCGGAGGCCAAGGGGGAGGACGCAGGTGAAGCAGAAGCGCACAGGACCAGACAACCCCCAGTCCATCAGGATGCTCTGCCAGCACAAGCGGGAGGAGACACGGAGGAAGATGCAGCCCGGAAGGGAGAAGAGGACAGCGAGGGGGGGGACCCGCACacggaggagaaggagggaaagacgAAAATGCTAAAGCTCAAGCTGCCCTCCTTTGGGTGGTCACCAGCGAAGGAGGCAAAAGGAGACAAAGTGACACAACTCCaggaaatggagaaggaaaaggaaagcagcACCACAGTAGTAACATCAGAGACAGACATAAAAGGCAAAGATGGACTAGAGACAGACAGCAAATTCAAAATGCCCAAGTTCAGGATGCCATCCTTTGGGGTGTCAGCACCCAGAAAGTCTGTCGAGGCCGCCGTGGAGGTGTCCGTGCCCAAGGCCCAGGCCGAGGTGACCCTACCCTCGGTGCAGGCCGACGTGAAGACCAGTGACCTCAGTATCAAGCTGCCCTCTGCCGAGCTGGAGGTCAAGGCCGCCGAGGTGGGCGTGAAGCTCCCAGAGGGCCACATTCCCAAAGCGGAGCCCAAGGAAGCGGCCGCGGGAATCGGACTCAAGGGCCACCTGCCGAAGGTGCAGGTGCCCAGCATCAAGGTGCCCAAGGGGGACATCAAGGCACCCCAGGTAGACATCAAGGGGCCCAAAGTGGACCTGAAGGATGCCAAGGGCGAGGTGATGGCCCCCAAAGTGAAGGTATCACTGCCCAGCGTGAAGGTGGACACCCAGGCTGCGAGCACCAAGCTGGAGAGTGACATGTCACTTGGGGACAAGGAGGTGGCCGCCAGAGACAGCAAGTTCAAAATGCCCAAGTTCAAGATGCCGTCCTTTGCGGTGTCAGCGCCCAGCAAGTCCGACGAGGCCGCCATGGAGGTGTCCGTGCCCAAGGCCCAGGCCGAAGTGACCCTGCCCTCGGTGCAGGCCAACGTCAAGACCAGTGACTTCAGCATTGAGCTGCCCTCCGCTGAGCTGGAGGGCAAGGCCACCGATGTGGGCATGAAGCTCCCAGAGGGCCACATTGCGGAAGCAGAATCTAAGGAAGTGGCAGCGGGAATTGGACTCAAGGGCCACCAGCCCAGGGTGCAGATGCCCAGCATCAAGGCCCCCCAGGTGGACATCAAGGGGCCCAAACTGGATTTGAAGGACACCAAGGGCGAGGTGACGGCCCCTGACATGGGGTTGTCACTGCCCAGCGTGGAGGTGGGCACCCAGTCCACAGGCACCAAGCTGGCGGGCGACGTGTCCCTTGGGGACAAGGAGGTGGCCGCCAGAGACAGCAAGTTCAAAATGCCCAAGTTCAAGATGCCGTCCTTTGGGGTGTCGGCGCCCAGCAAGTCCGTCAAGGCCGCCGTGGACGTGTCTGTGCCCAAGGCCCAGGCCGAAGTGACCCTGCCCTCGGTGCAGGCTGAAGTGACCCTGCCCTCAGTGCATGCCGACGTGAAGACCAGTGACCTCAGCATCGAGCTGCCCTCCGCTGAGCTGGAGGTCAAGGCCGCTGAGGTGGGCATGAAACTCCCCGAGGGCCACCTTCCCGAAGCGGAGCCCAAGGAAGCGGCAGCGGGAATTGGACTCAAGGGCCACCTGCCCAGGGTGCAGAAGCCCAGCATCAAGGTGCCCAAGGTGGACATCAAGGGGCCCAAACTGGACCTGAAGGACGACAAGGGTGAGGTGACAGCCCCTGATGTGGAGATGTCGCTGCCCAGCGTGGAGGTGGACACCCAGGCCGCGGGCAGCAAGCTGGAGGGCGACGTGTTCCTGGGGGACAAGGAAGTGGCCATCAGAGACAGCAAGTTCAAAATGCCCAAGTTCAAGATGCCATCCTTTGGGGTGTCGGTGCCCAGCAAGTCCGTGGAAGCCACCTTGGAGGAGTCTGTGCCCAAGGCCCAGGCCGAGGTGACCCTGCCCTCGGTGCAGGCCGACGTGAAGACCAGTGACCTCAGCATCGAGCTGCCCTCCGCTGAGCTGGAGGTCAAGGCCGCCGAGGTGGGCATGAAACTCCCCAAGGGCCACCTTCCCGAAGCGGAGCCCAAGGAAGCAGCAGCGGGAATCGGACTCAAGGGCTACCTGCCCAAGGTGCAGATGCCCAGCATCAAGGTGCCCAAGGTGGACATCAAGGGGCCCAAACTGGACCTGAAGGACGACAAGGGTGAGGTGACAGCCCCTGACGTGGCGATGTCGTTGCCCAGCGTGGAGGTGGACACCCAGGCCGCGGGCACCAAGCTGGAGGGCGACGTGTCCCTTGGGGACAAGGAGGTGGCCGCCAGAGACAGCAAGTTCAAAATGCCCAAGTTCAAGGTGCCGTCCTTTGGGGTGTCGGCTCCCAGCAAGTTCGTCGAGGCCGCCGTGGAGGTGTCCGTGCCCAACGCCCAGGCCGAGGTGACCCTGCCCTCGGTGCAGGCTGACGTGAAGACCAGAGACCTCAGCATCGAGCTGCCCTCTGCTGAGCTGGAGGTCAAGGTCGCTGAGGTGGGCGTGAAGCTCCCGGAGGGCCACCTTCCCGAAGCGGAGGCCGAGGAAGCAGCAGCGGGAATTGGACTCAAAGGCCACCTGCCCAAGGTGCAGAAGCCCAGCATGAAGGTGCCCATGGTGGACATCAAGGGGCCCAAACTGGACCTGAAGGATGCCAAGGGTGAGGTGACGGCCCCTGATGTGGAGATGTCACTGCCCAGCGTGGAGGTGGACACCCAGGTCGCGGGCTCCAAGCTGGCGTGCGACGTGTCCCTTAGGGGCAAGGAGGTGGCCGCCAGAGACAGCAAGTTCAAAATGCCCAAATTCAAGATGCCGTCCTTCGGGGTGTCGGCACCCAGGAAGTCCATCAAGGCCCCCGTGGAGGTGTCCGTGCCCAAGGCCCAGGCCGAGGTGACCCTGCCCTTGGTGCAGGCAGACGGCAAGACCAGTGACCTCAGCATCGAGCTGCCCTCTGCCGAGCTGGAGGTCAAGGCCGCCGAGGTGGGCGTGAAGCTCCCAGAGGGCCACATTGCAGAAGCAGAACCCAAGGAAGCGGCAGCGGGAATTGGACTGAAGGGTCACCTGCCCAAGATGCAGATGCCCAGCATCAAGGTGCCCAAGGTGGACATCAAGGCCCCCCAGGTGGACATCAAGGGGCCCAAACTGGACCTGAAGGACACCAAGGGTGAGGTGACGGCCCCTGACGTGGAGGTGTCACTGCCCAGCGTGGAGGTGGACACCCAGGCCGCGGGCACCAAGCTGGAGGGCGACGTGTCCATGGGGGACAAGGAGGTGGCCGCCAGAGACAGCCAGTTCAAAATGGCCAACTTCAAGATACCGTCCTTCGGGGTGTCGGCGCCCAGCAAGACAGTCAAGGCCACCGTGGAGGTGTCCGTGCCCAAGGCCCAGGCCGAAGTGACCCTGCCCTCGGTGCAGGCCGACGGCAAGACCAGTGACCTCAACATCGAGCTGCCCTCCGCCAAGCTGGAGGTCAAGGCCGCCGAGGTGGGCGTGAAGCTCCCAGAGGGCCACATTGCCGAGGCAGAATCCAAGGAAATGGCAGCAGGAATTGGACTGAAGGGCCACATGCCCAAGGTGCAGATGCCCAGCATCAAGATGCCCAAGATGGACATCAAGGGGCCCAAACTGGACCTGAAGGACGCCAAGGGTGAGGTGATAGCCCCTGACATGGAGATGTCGCTGCCCAGCGTGAAGGTGGACACCCAGGCCGCGGGCAGCAAGCTGGAGGGCGACGTGTCCATGGGGGACAAGGAGGTGGCCGCCAGAGACAGCCAGTTCAAAATGCCCAAGTTCAAGATGCCGTCCTTTGGGGTGTCGGCGCCCAGGAAGTCCATTGAGGCCGCTGTGGAGGTGTCTGTGCCCAAAGCCCAGGCCGAGGTGACCCTGCCCTCAGTGCAGGCCGACGTCAAGACCAGTGACCTCAGCATCGAGCAGCCCTCCGCCGAGCTGGACGTCAAGGCTGCCGAGGTGGGCGTGAAGCTCCCAGAGGGCCATCTTCCCGAAGCGGAGCCCAAGGAAACAGCAACGGGAATCGGACTCAAGGGCCACCTGCCCAGGGTGCAGATGCCCAGCATCAAGGTGCCCAAGGTGGACATCAAGGCCCCCCAGGTGGACATCAAGGGGCCCAAACTGGACTTGAAGGACACCAAGGGCGAGGTGACGGCCCCCGATGTGGTGGTGTCACTGCCCAGCGTGGAGGTGGACACCCAGGCCACGGGCACCAAGCTGGCGGGTGACGTGTCCCTTGGGGACAAGGAGGTGGCCGCCAGAGACAGCAAGTTCAAAATGCCCAAGTTCAAGATGCCGTCCTTCGGGGTGTCGGCGCCCAGCAAGTCAGTCAAGGCCACCGTGGAGGTGTCCGTGCCCAAGGCCCAGGCCGAAGTGACCCTGCCCTCGGTGCAGGCCGACGGCGAAACCAGTGACCTCAACATCGAGCTGCCCTCCGCCGAGCTGGAGGTCAAGGCTGCCGAGGAGGGCGTGAAGCTCCCAGAGGGCCACATTGCCGAGGCAGAATCCAAGGAAGTGGCAGCGGGGATTGGACTGAAGGGCCACATGCCCAAGGTGCAGAAGCCCGGCATCACGGTGCCCAAGGTGGACATCAAGGGGCCCAAACTAGACCTGAAGGAGGCCAAAGGTGATGTGACAGCCCCCGACATGGAGGTGTCACTGCCCAGCGTGGAGGTGGACACCCAGGCCGCGGGCACCAAGCTGGAGGGCGACATGTCCATGGGGGACAAGGAGGTGGCCGCCACAGACAGCAAGTTCAAAATGCCCAAGTTCAAGATGCCGTCCTTTGGGGTGTCGGCGCCCAGGAAGTCCATTGAGGCCGCTGTGGAGGTGTCTGTGCCCAAAGCCCAGGCCGAGGTGACCCTGCCCTCAGTGCAGGCCGACGTCAAGACCAGTGACCTCAGCATCGAGCTGCCCTCCGCTGAGCTGGAGGTCAAGGTCGCCGAGGTGGGCGTGAAACTCCCCGAGGGCCACCATCCCGAAGCGGAGCCCAAGGTAGTGGCAGCAGGAATTGGACTCAAAGGCCACCTGCCCAAGGTGCAAATGCCCAGCATCAAGGTGCCCAAGGTGGACATCAAGGGGCCCAAACTGGACCTGAAGGACACCAAGGGTGAGGTGACGGCCCCTGATGTGGAGATGTCGCTGCCCAGCGTGGAGGTGGACACCCAGGCCGCGGGCACCAAGCTGGAGGGCGACGTGTCCATGGGGGACAAGGAGGTGGCCGCCAGAGACAGCCAGTTCAAAATGCCCAAGTTCAAGATGCCATCCTTCGGGGTGTCAGTGCCCAGCAAGTTCGTCGAGGCCGCCGTGGAGGTGTCCATGCCCAAGGCCCAGGCCGAAGTGACCCGGCCCTCTCTGCAGGCTGACGTGAAGACCAGTGACCTCAGCATCGAGCAGCCCTCCGCCGAGCTGGACATCAAGGCTGCCGAGGTGGGTGTGAAGCTCCCGGAGGGCCATCTTCCCAAGGCGGAGCCCAAGGAAGCAGCAACAGGAATCGGACTCAAGGGCCACCTGCCCAGGGTGCAGATGCCCAGCATCAAGGTGCCCAAGGTGGACATCAAGGCCCCCCAGGTGGACATCAAGGGGCCCAAAGTGGATATGAAGGACGACAAGGGCGAGGTGACGGCCCCCGGCGTGGAGGTGTCACTGCCCAGCGTGGAGGTGGATACCCAGGCCGCGGGCAGCAAGCTGGAGGGCGACGTGTCCCTTGGGGACAAGGAGGTGGCCGTCAGCGACAGCAAGTTCAAAATGCCCAAGTTCAAGATGCCATCCTTCGGGGTGTCGGTGCCCAGCAAGTCCATCGAAGCTGCCTTGGCGGGGTCCGTGCCCAAGGCCCAGGCCGAGGTGACCCTGCCCTTGGTGCAGGCTGATGTGAAGACCAGTGACCTCAGCATGGAGCTGCCCTCGGCCGAGCTGGGGGTCAAGGCTGCCGAGGTGGGCGTGAAGCTCCCGGAGGGCCATCTTCCTGAAGCGGAGCCCAAGGAAGCAGCAACAGGAATCGGACTCAAGGGCGACGTGCCCAGGGTGCAGGTGCCCAGCATCAAGGTGCCCAAGGTGGACATCAAGGCCCCCCAGGTGGACATCAAGGGGCCCAAAGTGGACCTGAAGGACGACAAGGGCGAGGTGACGGCCCCCGGCGTGGAGGTGTCACTGCCCAGCGTAGAGGTGGACACCCAGGCCGCGGGCAGCAAGCTTGAGGGCGACGTGTCCCTTGGAGACAAAGAGGTGGCCGCCAGAGTTAGAAACATTAAAGTGGAAGGCGGAGGTAATATCcaaatcaaaaaatcacattttaaaattcccaaATTCTTCTCTTCGTCTGGCAAATCCTTCAAAAGTTCTGCACCAGTAGATGTTAATTTTGGGGTTTCTCTGCCCCCAAGTACCTCTGTCACGTTCTCAGAATTTAGTGGTGGTGGATCTTTGACGCAGGATTCGGCCACCAGGGAGCCGTCCGTGCCTCTTCCCTGGTTGGGTTGGCCTGGTGTTTCTGGCAGCCTTGATCTCAGTGGTACCCATGCCGAGCCTGCCTCTCTGTCTCCTGCCGAGGGCATCATACTCACAAAATACCAAGTGACTCTCCCCGGAGCCGCCGTCCCCCCGGAGCTCCCTCTGGAAGCAGCCCCTTGTTCCCAGAACGATGCCCATCTTCCCAGCACAGAAAGTTCTGCCCGTCTCCCAACCCAGGAGAGAGTTGCAGTGTCCCAGACTGACCGTCCCGCAGGCCCTGTGGACCCCATGTTTCTTGCATCGTACGGTCGGGTGAGTTTTCCTAAGTTTCATCCACCAAAGTTCGGGTTTTCTGTCCCGGAAGCAGCTGATGCAGAGGTGGAGGCCGGTGCCGGGGATTGTGCCCCCTCTCTATCCACTGCTGGCCCTGCCCGGGGCCTGGACTCCACAGCTGTGCCGCGCGGCGCGGGGCCGTCGGCAGTGGCTGCAGGTGAGACCCCAGCTAAAGATACTGAACGTGGAGGGAAAGACAGTCCCTTAAAAACGCCGTGGATCAAGCTTCCGTCATTCATGTGGTCCCCAAAGAAGGGGACGGTGCACCCAGGGGACCCTGAACGCAGCCTGGACGCCGCAGAGCTCGGCGTGGCTGTGGACACGGGTCCCAAGGGCGTGCCCCCTGGGTGTCCTGTGTCTTCAGCGGAGGTGGCAGTGGACGCGCTTCCGGACAAGGACGGAGAGGGGAGAGGCATGAAGTCGCCTGGCTGCGCCGTGCTGGAACACGCGCCTCCCGCAGCGCCCGCTCCAGAGGGAGCGCCCGGCCTGCCACGGGGAGACCCCGCTGCTCCACGCTCTAGGCCCCCGGCGGGCGGTGGCGCCCGTGCCACAGGGAGGGCTGGTGGTGCGGCTGGTGCTGGGGGCACCGGCACGGTGGTCGGCCCCCCAGAAGGAGCGGGCGCGGACCTCTGTCTGCCACAGGCCCCCGCTCCCCTTTTGGACTTTGCCAGACCCGACCTCAGACCCAGCAAGGCCAAGGTGGGGGTGAGCTCGTCTGCTGGTGGCCCTCCGTCTCTGGGACACAGCAGCCAAGGGCACGGGCTTCGGGACGGCTCGGCAAGCCAGCCTCTCGGCGAGGCGACGGCCCCCTCAGTAGGAGACCCCCAGCAGCCGTCCTGCAGCCCAGCAAATGTGGATGTTCCTGCGGTGGAGACCGCGGCCTCGCCTGGGGGCTGGTTCAGGATGCCCGTGCTCCGCCTGCCCAGCATCCGGCGCCCCGCCAAGGAGAGGGGGGCGGCTGGGGCTCGGGGGGCGCCCGTGCCCGCGCCTGCCGCCAGCGCactgagggaaggagaaaggccaGCTCCAGTCAAGGGTCAGGGGGTTCCTGGGTCAGAGGTGGAAGAAGCTACGTCCCTGCAGCCCCCAGAGGCAGGGGCAGACGAGGCAGCTGCGGAGCTCGCGTCCTACGCAGACGCAGACATTCTAAAGAGAAACCTTGAGGAAAAAGGCTCAGAGCCGCACCTCTCTGCTGCAGGGGTGCCCGCTGCGGACCTTTCCCCTTCCGAGGTCAAGGTCCGTCCAGGCGAAGGCTCCCTGCCTCTTCAGATGCCCAGCGGCAGACTTTCCGGAACCCAAGCTCCACTGGGAGAAATGGGCACGGCTCCTCCTGCTGGGCCTGCAGGACTGGACCTTgctgcgggggaggggagggcagaggaacGGTCCTCCCAGCCTGAAGGCCCCATTAAACTGAAGGCGTCCAGGACCGACGGGCCGTCCCAGGTTTCTGTCGTTAACATGGGTCAGCCCTGGGAAGGCTCCGTGGTAACTGTCAAACTGCCCAGCTTAAGCGTGCCAAGGTTCGCCTTTCCCGACCCCAGCTGCGAGGCTGACATCTTTATCCCCGCTGTGACGGAAGTGCGGTGCCCAGCGAGCAGCCTTGCCCACGCCCTGCACGAGGAAAGCCCGGGGGTCTGGGCTGCCAGCATCCTGAAGGCAGGTGCTGGGACCCCCGGGGAGCAGCCCATGACCCTTGACTTCTCCCCGGAAGCTTCCCCCATTTCCAAGGTCAGAATGTGCACTCAGCACGCGCAGGGAGAGAGCCCCGAGGTCGCCGTCCACAGCAGGGTGACGGCAGAGTTGGCTGACCTCTCAGGACCCGAGGCTATTTCCACCCGGGTCGTGCGGCAGTCGGAGATCCCCGCGTCCGAGATCCAGACGGCTTCTTATGGCTTCTCGTTGCTAAAGGTGACGATGCCGGAGCCCCGCACGCAGGTGCGTGTCCGAGACTCCCGGCTGAGGGAGGGCCTGCAGGAGGCTTCCAAACAAGCTACCCCGGGAGCAGGCCCCGCTTCTGGAGATCTGCAGCCGGACACCGGAGAACCGTTTGAAGTGATCTCGTCCAGTGTCAACGTGCCTGGACGGCCAACATTCACGCCCAAAGTGCACTCTGGCCACCAGGGTGCCGACAGCTGCTCGGACGACGAGGAGGCTGCAGAAATTCTCGAATTTCCCCCTGAAGACGAGAGCCGGGAGGCAGCTGCCTGCCTGGCAGAGGAAGGCAGGGCTCCAGAAGAGAAACCAGAGGGTAAAAGATCTTCCGGGCTGTTCAGGTTCTGGCTTCCGAGCACTGGGTTTTCTTCCTCTGCCGAAGAGACACGTGCTCATTCCAAAGATGAAGCCCACTCCTCGGCTCCCGTCCAGACACAGCCTGGGGCATGGCCCGAGGCAGAGCCACCTAAGAAGCCCGAGAAGGCGGGCTGGTTTCGATTTCCCAAATTAGGGTTCTCCTCCTCTCACACCGAGAAAAGCAAAAGCTCTGAAGACGAGGCAGCTCTGGCAGAGCAAAAACTCCAAGAACAAGCGGTCACGTTCTTCGATGCCCCAGAAAGCTTCTCCCCAGAGGACAAGGGGGCCGGGGAGCCGGCGGAGACTGCGGGCGCCAGGCCAGGCACCAGAGCGGTGACCACGTCCACAGCAAGGACGGAGCTGGGCCTGCTGGAGCAGGACCCAGAGGGCGGGATGAGCCTGCACCCGGGCCCACCACCAAGTGAGGACAGACGGACAGACGAAAGGAGGCCCTGCGAAGCCGCCACCGTGAGGGCGCGTGTGTCCACCTTGATTCACAGCACCGAGAGCGGAGCAGAGATGCCTGAGCGCGGCGGGGCCGCACCCTCACACAGCCCTCCCAGAGCGGGGCCCCAGACGTGCCGGCGCCCCGGAACCTCGGCGGCAGAGGCGGCGTCCGGACTCCCCACGAGGCCCTGCGCTCCTGAGGGTCCTCATTAG